CAGAAAAAATAGGGACTCATTTTTTTCagggggggaggaagggaggggatcATGGGACATGGAAACAGTAGTTATATTAgtagtatttttgttgttatgataaattttgtgtttaaacTTGGTAAGAGCCCATTAGCTGCCAAGAGGGAATAaggaataaatttcaaaaaatgtacAATTTCCTTTAGAGAAGTTTCAGAACCAAGACTAATTTACATGAAAAGCTGTAGAGAAAGTAGTTGGAAAGTCcattcataaaacttttattccacttacatgaattTAATACACGTGTTCTTAACAATTATGCTTGGATTGTTCATGAAAATTTCATAAGACATTAAACAAAGCTAGCCATCATCTCAAGTTATTTCCCTGTTAACTATTTTTACAGCACATGCATGTTAGGcaagtatcaaaaaaaaaaaaaaaaaatcacaaaagcaaaaatcctaaaaaaaaaagttaaatacatgGGTTTTTGTTTTACTGCTGTGCTTGATATACATGAAGTATGAATACCAAGCAATTCATTTTTCCTGCATCTTTACTTTTACATTTGTTCTTAGGTTGcctaaaacatttaaatacaaataaaatgagtGTAGCAAAAATAATGAAAGCTAACAGCAGGTAACTTTACAAATAATGGAATGTGAACCGTTTCTGCCCTTATCCAGAGTAAAATGGGTCACAACTTTGTCTAAAGGAACACTTCTGCAGCTGTAGTCAAAGGTGTGCACATTGAGATTGAGTATTCCACAGATATACATGGTTTAATATGTGGTATCCATGGGGTATGTTTCTACCACAGCCTTGTAAGTGCTCCAAACCCTAAAGTACCCACAATTACTACACCTGTGACTGGAACCAATGATCCCTTTTATTCCCCACCAGGACAAACCAATATGTAGGCAGTTTTTTTTGCTTAGACATGGAAGCAGTTTTACACTGGCCCTTGTGAAGCCACAATGTACCAAAAGTACTATGCCAAACATTTATAACTTGTATAAAAATTCCACATCCCCATATTGGCCACCTCAAGATGAAAACAGACAACTCCCTAAATGTTAACTGGCTCTACTCCCctaatattaaacataaaaaccacATGGGAAATATAGAAATTCAAATAGAAGTAACATAAACCTGTCATAAATCGTAAACAAAAAACTATTTGTGGGACAGCATGGATGACAAATGGTCTACTGTGTAAATTTTAGAATGAGGCAGACAAAAGTTGGAAGGCCGGTTAATTTTCCCCtccttctcctgcttcagcttcgtCTCCTTGGGTATCCGATGTCCACAACTGGTAAAAGAAGGAAAGATTTTTCAGCAAGTTTCAATGGGATGGGGGGGCGTTTTCATATATGTGCCAAGATACCCGAATGTTTTAGTTGGAAAGCATTCTTAAAAAGGCAGCAGCATCACTTAGCTTCAAGATACAAAAACATCTCAATACACAAATTTACTTTCTCTGTAACCACTATATAAGCAGGGTAAGTACACCACAGAGTTGCCTTCAAATAATCTTTAGATACAGGAAAGTTTTGGTTATCCATAGAAGGTgaagagaaagcagaagaaattttatatatatatatacctttttttttttttttgagatggagtctcgctctgtcaccaggctggaggacagtggcgtgatcttggcttaatgaaccctccacctcccaggttcaagcgattctcctgccacagcctcccgagtagctgggactacaggtgtgtgccatcacgcccagctaatttttgtatttttaggagagacggggttccaccatgttggccaagatggtcttgatctgatctcgtgatccacccacctcggcctcccaaagtggtgagattacaggcgtgagccactgtgcccaggccctaaattattttttaaaaactaagcatCAATAGATGTCAGAACCTAAAGAGCCCCAATATGAAAGACGGACATCCAAGGTGAGTGCAACTATACCAGAAGCATCTAATTTGGCCCATGCTGAAGGAGCTAGGGTTGACTGCTCTCTGGTAGATCTTAAAGTGACTCACACTCCAAACATAATCCTATACTCCATGAAATTCAAGAACCAGCCTCAACTCTGAGCTAAACTACAAATCTAGCTTTTCTAACACTTTAAGCTTAGAAAAACAAACCTTTAtttatcaggttggtgcaaaagtaatcgtggCTCTTGCCATTACTTTAAATGGCAAAaccctcaattacttttgcagtaACCTATCATATGATTCAAAATAAGTGGACAAAAACCAGAACCAAATCTTTTAACAGGTAAAAATGAAAGCTGTCCCATAGGTGGTAGGGTTATGAACTCTATTTATTCCACCAGCTCCAATGTTAaaaatgttgaagtcttaaccacTCTGTAGTGATTTTCAGAGGTAATTACAAAAGGATTCAAGACAATCTTAAATTTTATATGACTTACACATGAAAACTGAGGGGAAGGGGAAAATacactaattattatttttatattccccAAATCATCCATTAGCTTCATTTATCTACAAAGCAAATGTATCTCTGGCCTGGAAAGGAGACTACTTCCAGGGTCATACAGATAGCCAAATGACCTCTTAGAAACTGTGTGCTCCTCCTGTCAAACAAGGGGTTTTGTAAATGCAAGATGAAATTGTTTCTAATGTCTCTTTCCTGTTCTAACTTTCAAGGATTCTTGAATTTTCTGTATAAACATGCAAATTTgatacaaaatatttctttttctagagtAATGTGTTGACAGTCTTGGTCAACCAAATTCAGAATGAAATATTAAGTTCTGGGATAATTTCTTGACAGATAAATGTTCCAATCAACCTATAATGGTGACAACTGACACTAATAAGGCTcagagaagacatacaagtagtgacagaattagaataaaaaccctggttttctttttttttttttttcttttttttttttttttttttttgagatagggtctcgctcttttgcctaggctggagtgtagtggtgtgatctcagctcactgcaacctctgcctcccgggttcaagcaattctcttcctcagcctcccacgtagctgggattacaggtgcccgccaccgtgcccggctaatttttgtatttttagtagagatggggtttcaccatcttagccaggctgttcctgaactcctgacctcgtgatccgcccgcctcggcctcccaaagtggcctcccaaagtgctgggattacaggcgtgagccaccacgcccggccaaccctGGTTTTCTTATTGCAATATGCGCTCTTCATGCTATACTGATAGCAAAATTCAGTTGGAAGCAGACAGTAGATAAGGGTCTCTCAAAAAGTGATGTGAACAAAACACAGTATCTAGGTCTCAGGTCatcactttaaaaatgtcatcacttcaaactagaaaagaaaaatccttaatACTAAAGTTAGTCAACAAAGTGCTTCTTATGTTATTATCTTGACTCAAGTATCAGAAAAGTTTATAGATAGCTCCAAATTGTGCTAATAAAGTAATTTTAGGTTTAATAAACAAGTATACAATACTATTCAAAAAACTCTTCAAGATTTTCAGCACTATCATATAGAACTGGTTTACAGAAAATGGCAGTGGACTAGAATAAAGTTGGAagagaaatgtataaaatgaggTTACATAGTCCCCAAGAGAAATGGCCCTGAAAGTCTtaacaaaaaaacagtaatacCTAGATTACGATCTGCAATTCCTACCTCTTTACCTGACACACAGCAAATGCTTGATAATTTTTTCACCTAAGCCTCAAAATTTCAAATCTAGTATTTATCTGAAGAAGAATGAGAAGACCTAAGAAACTAACGAGACATACAAATCAACTGCATTGTGGACTGAATTTGAATCCCaattcaaataacttaaaaaaagacAGTTGGAATTCAAGTATTATTTAGATATTCAAACATTATTAGGGAATTACTGTTGATGTTCCTGGTGTGATAGTGACACTGTTTCTTTTTATACGTCTGCAGTATCCCAAGGACAATCACGACCTTTCATATTAAGTCATTTAAAATAAGAAGCTAGGCAAAATAGACTTCCACTTGGATTCTGTAGATACCTGAGATTTTGTAACTCAAGTTATTAATTCCCTACCATTATCTTTACAAATACGGAGGCAACCTGATGGGCAAGAAAATcattcttaaaggaaataaaacacgTAGAGTCTCAGCACACTTTTGATACAAACAAATTTTAACAAGACAGGTAACTCAtcaatgtgtgtattttttagttcTTAGTCTAATATTTCAGTTTCTGTAATTTTCCTTCATAGGACTTTAACAGTAGCTAAGATATATTTATGAGAGCCTATGAATTGTgttgagaaaaaattttaaaaagatttatttaataaaaaattcctTAGAGTAAAACATAACCTCTTCAACCACATTCATCACTAATGATGCTGTTATGTACTTACTGTCAAGTTGTCTCTCAGTAATTGCATTATTAGCGTGCTGTCTTTGTATGACTCTTCACTTAATGTATCAAGTTCAGCAATGGCTTCATCAAAAGCCTATGATTTAAAAATAGTACATTACATTTCAGTGCTCAAATAATAAAGACTGCTAAATTTCTACATAACAGGTAAAATACATACTGTCTTTGCAAGAGAGCAGGCTTTCTCTGGGGAGTTCAGAATCTCATAATagaacacagagaagttaagggCCAGACCCAGTCTGATAGGATGTGTTGGTTGCATTTCCTTTTTGCTGATTTCAAAAGCTTCTTGGTATGCTTGTTGTGACTGATCCACAATCCCTGGATAAGACACGCCAAAACGTACTAAGATAAAGTGTGCATTATATCTTCACTCCTCAAACCAAACCTTTAATATCTCACATATCCTTTGAAATACTAACCTGTAACAGcttaatatttgttaattgaacaaggtcctttttttttttttaaagggaggttTCTCCTGGTACACACTAGCCATTGGTCAATGTCAAGATAAAACAACTTTATAATCTCATTattgctatattttttaaaaaattaacaagtttTGACCTCCCacacccaagcaatcctcccacctcagcctccagattagctgggaCCTTTCAAAGGcttacaccaccatgcccagctaattttcaaaatattttttgtagagagagatgttgctcaggctggtcgcTTTTCTTAAAATCTTGAAAAAACATTCCTGTACACAAAATTGGCTTTtcagaaagcatttattttagaatagcAGTATGAGGCAGTAGATATGTATTCTCAGGACACAAAGACCACTGCTACTCCTTATTCGGCACTCTAAGCAATTCAAAACAAGACATTATGTAAGCTTCAGAGACTCTTCCTCAGTATGTTATCTTATACAAGTTCAACCAACAGGTTTAAAAACAGCATACCTTTCTTGTCATCACCAGCGGCAACCTCAGCCAAGTAACGGTAGTAATctcctttcattttcaaatagAAGACTTTGCTCTCTGCTTGTGAAGCATTGGGGATCAAGAACTTTTCCAAAAGAgacttaagaagaaaagaaacagacataGTGAGAATAAAACATTTACAGAAGTGAAAGAACTTGCATTTCTTAAAGAACAAGCTATAGCCTAAGTTATAAAACTTTAACGCCCAGTCACTGTCAATACAATTGTGAATGCAGCTGGCACATGCATTTGTGGTTTAAAGCAGAATGCTTTGGGCAGCAATACTTTAAGTTTGAAGTTGGTGTTCAGTTTATTATTTGAGGACAATACAATTGAATATTGGTCCCTAACAATGTTATCTATTTACATGCTGACTTCAATGAATGTGAAGCATGACCGTTCATATTTAGGAACATTTTCTAATGAGCTGGCAAGCTTTCCATCTGAAGTTTCATGTGGTCATGACATGAAAATAGAACGTATGGGATGAACCTTTTGGGACTCTGGAGAAATGACTAAAGCAGAAACCAATAATGTAAGACACTTAAGGAGTCCATGCCAGAGAAAGAGGAACAAAATAAACTTCATTTATAAGAACACAATTCAAGCAAACCTCACAACACATAAAAAAACTGTTCaaaacaaaagttttatttttcctaacgACAGTGGTAGGAGACTTACATATCTTAAAGAGCAGACCTTTAATCTCACTGAAGTCATTTTCGGCTTGTAAGATACATGATTACAGATCATCCCAGACAACAGATAAAACATCATCCTATAAAATTCTGTCTAAAACTACTATTACAACCTGAGTCATTTgatcaggattttaaaaattacactctttaattgattttaaagcaaaaaaattagATCATTGTGTTGGGGATGGGAAGAAGTctcaatatgtaatatttttcttttcagttaagGGGGAGAAAAATAAGTCTAGTAGTAGAATTAGgtaaacattaaaacaaacaaaaaaaccccaaccaCCCATTCTCACTACCCCACTTCCTTTAAAGTTCAAGTACACTCTGAGAATCAAGGTGAAGTCAATTTTCAGCTGAGCTAAATTCCAAATCcattcttacaaaaaaaaaaagtatcagtttATATAGCACCTACTTATAtgcaaaatataaatttgaaaaatgcttttaaatagtAACTCCAACTTTGTGTTTACCCATTATGTTCCAATGGTGGGTAGGTGAACAGTTTTAATCCAACTTcttcccccaactttttttttttttttttttttttttttacaactcaAGCTACAGATAACCCAGATGAACTGGCAGCAGGTCCAGATTGCACTGTGCTATAAGgaggttaaagatgagaaaagtCAACCTGAAATGATGTTTCCTGCAATTATtaactgatatttaaaaatactggcctgaggccgggcgcagtggctcatgccagtaatcctagcactttgggaggctaggggtgc
The Symphalangus syndactylus isolate Jambi chromosome 7, NHGRI_mSymSyn1-v2.1_pri, whole genome shotgun sequence genome window above contains:
- the YWHAZ gene encoding 14-3-3 protein zeta/delta, whose protein sequence is MDKNELVQKAKLAEQAERYDDMAACMKSVTEQGAELSNEERNLLSVAYKNVVGARRSSWRVVSSIEQKTEGAEKKQQMAREYREKIETELRDICNDVLSLLEKFLIPNASQAESKVFYLKMKGDYYRYLAEVAAGDDKKGIVDQSQQAYQEAFEISKKEMQPTHPIRLGLALNFSVFYYEILNSPEKACSLAKTAFDEAIAELDTLSEESYKDSTLIMQLLRDNLTLWTSDTQGDEAEAGEGGEN